A single genomic interval of Tsukamurella paurometabola harbors:
- the rpsS gene encoding 30S ribosomal protein S19 has product MPRSLKKGPFVDDHLLAKVDVQNEKGTKQVIKTWSRRSTIIPDFIGHTFAVHDGRKHVPVFVSENMVGHKLGEFAPTRTFKGHIKDDRKGKRR; this is encoded by the coding sequence ATGCCACGCAGCCTCAAGAAGGGCCCGTTCGTCGACGACCACCTCCTCGCGAAGGTCGACGTCCAGAACGAGAAGGGCACCAAGCAGGTCATCAAGACCTGGTCGCGTCGCTCCACCATCATCCCCGACTTCATCGGTCACACCTTCGCCGTCCACGACGGTCGCAAGCACGTGCCGGTGTTCGTCTCGGAGAACATGGTGGGCCACAAGCTGGGCGAGTTCGCCCCGACGCGGACGTTCAAGGGCCACATCAAGGACGACCGGAAGGGTAAGCGCCGCTAA
- the rplC gene encoding 50S ribosomal protein L3, whose amino-acid sequence MTENKIKGILGTKLGMTQVFDENNRVVPVTVVKAGPNVVTQIRTQAADGYDAVQLAFGAIDPRKVNKPVSGQFAKAGVTPRRHIAELRLADADAAAEYEVGQELGADVFEAGNFVDVTGISKGKGYAGVMKRHGFAGLGASHGAQAVHRAPGSIGGCATPGRVFKGVRMAGRMGSDKVTTQNLSVFKVDAEAGVLLIKGAIPGRKGGLVMVRTAVKGGARA is encoded by the coding sequence ATGACTGAGAACAAGATCAAGGGAATCCTGGGCACCAAGCTCGGCATGACCCAGGTCTTCGACGAGAACAACCGGGTCGTCCCGGTCACCGTCGTCAAGGCCGGGCCGAACGTGGTCACCCAGATCCGTACCCAGGCCGCCGACGGCTACGACGCCGTGCAGCTCGCCTTCGGCGCGATCGACCCCCGCAAGGTGAACAAGCCCGTCTCGGGCCAGTTCGCCAAGGCCGGTGTCACCCCGCGTCGCCACATCGCCGAGCTGCGGCTCGCCGACGCCGATGCCGCCGCCGAGTACGAGGTGGGCCAGGAGCTGGGCGCCGACGTGTTCGAGGCGGGCAACTTCGTCGACGTCACCGGCATCAGCAAGGGCAAGGGCTACGCCGGCGTCATGAAGCGCCACGGCTTCGCCGGTCTCGGCGCCAGCCACGGCGCGCAGGCCGTGCACCGCGCCCCCGGTTCCATCGGTGGCTGCGCCACCCCGGGCCGCGTCTTCAAGGGCGTCCGCATGGCCGGCCGCATGGGCTCCGACAAGGTGACCACGCAGAACCTGTCCGTGTTCAAGGTGGACGCCGAGGCCGGCGTCCTGCTGATCAAGGGCGCCATCCCGGGCCGCAAGGGCGGCCTCGTGATGGTCCGTACCGCTGTGAAGGGTGGTGCTCGCGCATGA
- the rplW gene encoding 50S ribosomal protein L23: protein MATATIPADPRDILLAPVISEKAYGLIEENTYTFVVHPDANKTQIKIAVEKVFGVKVDSVNTLNRQGKRKRTRAGYGQRKSTKRAIVTLSADSKPIDIFGGAS, encoded by the coding sequence ATGGCCACCGCAACCATCCCCGCCGACCCGCGGGACATCCTGCTCGCGCCGGTGATCTCCGAGAAGGCCTACGGCCTGATCGAGGAGAACACGTACACCTTCGTGGTGCACCCGGACGCGAACAAGACGCAGATCAAGATCGCCGTGGAGAAGGTCTTCGGCGTCAAGGTCGACAGCGTCAACACCTTGAACCGCCAGGGCAAGCGCAAGCGCACCCGTGCCGGTTACGGTCAGCGCAAGAGCACCAAGCGCGCCATCGTGACCCTGAGCGCCGATAGCAAGCCCATCGACATCTTCGGAGGCGCGAGCTAA
- the rpmC gene encoding 50S ribosomal protein L29 has translation MSNTVAADLRGLTADELVEKLREAKEELFNLRFQMATGQMSNNRRLRTVRTDIARIYTILRERELGLASGPEGDAA, from the coding sequence ATGTCGAACACCGTCGCCGCTGATCTCCGCGGTCTGACCGCGGACGAGCTGGTGGAGAAGCTGCGCGAGGCCAAGGAGGAGCTGTTCAACCTGCGCTTCCAGATGGCCACCGGACAGATGAGCAACAACCGTCGCCTGCGCACCGTGCGTACCGACATCGCCCGGATCTACACGATCCTGCGCGAGCGGGAGCTCGGCCTGGCCTCGGGCCCGGAGGGTGACGCCGCATGA
- the rplB gene encoding 50S ribosomal protein L2 has product MAIRKYKPTTPGRRGSSGSTFDEITRSTPEKSLVRPLHGRGGRNAHGRITTRHKGGGHKRAYRVIDFRRHDKDGINAKVAHIEYDPNRTSRIALLHYLDGEKRYILAPKDLKQGDVVESGPNADIKPGNALPLRNIPAGTVIHAVELRPGGGAKMARSAGASIQLLGKEGAYATLRMPSGEIRRVDVRCRATVGEVGNAEQSNINWGKAGRMRWKGKRPTVRGVVMNPVDHPHGGGEGKTSGGRHPVSPWGKPEGRTRKNKASDKLIVRRRKSGKNKR; this is encoded by the coding sequence ATGGCTATCCGTAAGTACAAGCCGACCACTCCGGGTCGTCGTGGTTCGTCGGGCTCGACCTTCGACGAGATCACGCGTTCGACCCCGGAGAAGTCGCTGGTCCGCCCGCTGCACGGCCGCGGTGGCCGCAACGCGCACGGTCGTATCACCACCCGGCACAAGGGTGGCGGTCACAAGCGTGCGTACCGCGTCATCGACTTCCGTCGCCATGACAAGGACGGCATCAACGCCAAGGTCGCGCACATCGAGTACGACCCCAACCGCACCAGCCGCATCGCACTGCTGCACTACCTGGACGGCGAGAAGCGCTACATCCTCGCCCCCAAGGACCTGAAGCAGGGCGACGTGGTCGAGTCCGGCCCCAACGCCGACATCAAGCCGGGCAACGCCCTGCCGCTGCGCAACATCCCCGCCGGCACCGTGATCCACGCCGTCGAGCTGCGCCCCGGTGGCGGTGCCAAGATGGCCCGCTCGGCCGGTGCCAGCATCCAGCTGCTGGGCAAGGAGGGCGCCTACGCGACCCTGCGCATGCCCTCCGGTGAGATCCGTCGCGTCGACGTGCGCTGCCGCGCCACCGTCGGCGAGGTGGGCAACGCCGAGCAGAGCAACATCAACTGGGGCAAGGCCGGCCGCATGCGCTGGAAGGGCAAGCGCCCGACCGTCCGTGGTGTCGTCATGAACCCGGTCGACCACCCGCACGGCGGTGGTGAGGGTAAGACCTCCGGTGGCCGCCACCCGGTGAGCCCGTGGGGCAAGCCCGAGGGCCGCACCCGCAAGAACAAGGCGAGCGACAAGCTGATCGTCCGTCGCCGCAAGTCCGGTAAGAACAAGCGCTAG
- the rplP gene encoding 50S ribosomal protein L16 — MLIPRRVKHRKQHHPKRSGAAKGGTAVTFGDYGIQALEPAYITNRQIESARIAINRHIKRGGKVWINIFPDRPLTKKPAETRMGSGKGSPEWWVANVKPGRVMFEMTYPNEQIAREALRRAQHKLPCKTRIVTREEQF; from the coding sequence ATGTTGATCCCCCGTCGCGTCAAGCACCGTAAGCAGCACCACCCCAAGCGCTCCGGCGCTGCCAAGGGCGGCACCGCTGTGACCTTCGGTGACTACGGCATCCAGGCTCTCGAGCCCGCCTACATCACCAACCGACAGATCGAGTCCGCTCGTATCGCCATCAACCGCCACATCAAGCGTGGCGGCAAGGTCTGGATCAACATCTTCCCGGACCGCCCGCTCACCAAGAAGCCGGCCGAGACCCGCATGGGTTCCGGTAAGGGCTCGCCCGAGTGGTGGGTGGCGAACGTCAAGCCCGGTCGCGTGATGTTCGAGATGACCTACCCCAACGAGCAGATCGCTCGCGAGGCCCTGCGCCGCGCGCAGCACAAGCTCCCCTGCAAGACCCGCATCGTGACCCGAGAGGAGCAGTTCTGA
- the rpsJ gene encoding 30S ribosomal protein S10 — protein MAGQKIRIRLKAYDHEAIDASARKIVETVTRTGARVVGPVPLPTEKNVYCVIRSPHKYKDSREHFEMRTHKRLIDILDPTPKTVDALMRIDLPASVDVNIQ, from the coding sequence GTGGCGGGACAGAAGATCCGCATCAGGCTCAAGGCCTATGACCATGAGGCGATCGACGCGTCTGCTCGGAAGATCGTCGAGACCGTGACCCGCACCGGCGCCCGCGTCGTCGGTCCCGTGCCGCTGCCGACGGAGAAGAACGTGTACTGCGTCATCCGCTCGCCGCACAAGTACAAGGACTCGCGCGAGCACTTCGAGATGCGTACGCACAAGCGGCTGATCGACATCCTGGACCCGACGCCGAAGACGGTCGACGCGCTGATGCGCATCGACCTGCCGGCCAGCGTCGACGTGAACATCCAGTAA
- the rpsQ gene encoding 30S ribosomal protein S17: MSENGSNVTTEQRNSRKVRIGYVVSDKMEKTIVVELEDRVKHSLYGKIIRTTSKVKAHDEEGVAGVGDRVRIMETRPLSASKHWRLVEVLEKAK, translated from the coding sequence ATGAGCGAGAACGGAAGCAATGTGACCACCGAGCAGCGCAACAGCCGCAAGGTCCGGATCGGGTACGTCGTGTCCGACAAGATGGAGAAGACCATCGTCGTCGAGCTCGAGGACCGCGTGAAGCACTCCCTGTACGGCAAGATCATCCGCACCACCTCCAAGGTGAAGGCGCATGACGAGGAGGGCGTCGCCGGTGTCGGTGACCGCGTCCGGATCATGGAGACCCGTCCGCTGAGCGCCAGCAAGCACTGGCGCCTGGTGGAGGTGCTGGAGAAGGCCAAGTAG
- the rplD gene encoding 50S ribosomal protein L4 — MSKLTLDVKTADGKVDGTVDLPAEIFDVEPNIALMHQVVVAQLAAARAGTHATKTRGEVRGGGRKPYRQKGTGRARQGSTRAPQFAGGGTVHGPQPRDYSQRTPKKMKAAALRGALTDRVREDRIHVVTELVPGQEASTKSARLFLAALSERKKFLVVVGREDLTAQRSVQNLPNAKWIYADQLNTYDVLDSDDVVFSREALGSFIASATKTEEANA; from the coding sequence ATGAGCAAGCTGACTCTTGATGTCAAGACCGCCGACGGCAAGGTCGACGGCACCGTCGACCTCCCCGCCGAGATCTTCGACGTGGAGCCCAACATCGCGCTGATGCACCAGGTGGTCGTCGCGCAGCTCGCCGCTGCGCGCGCCGGCACCCACGCCACCAAGACCCGCGGCGAGGTCCGCGGCGGTGGCCGTAAGCCGTACCGCCAGAAGGGCACCGGCCGGGCTCGCCAGGGCTCGACCCGCGCGCCGCAGTTCGCCGGCGGTGGCACCGTCCACGGCCCGCAGCCGCGCGACTACAGCCAGCGCACCCCGAAGAAGATGAAGGCCGCCGCCCTGCGCGGTGCCCTCACCGACCGGGTTCGCGAGGACCGTATCCACGTCGTCACCGAGCTGGTGCCCGGCCAGGAGGCGTCGACCAAGTCGGCCCGCCTGTTCCTGGCCGCGCTGTCGGAGCGCAAGAAGTTCCTCGTGGTCGTCGGCCGCGAGGACCTGACCGCGCAGCGCAGCGTCCAGAACCTGCCGAACGCGAAGTGGATCTACGCCGACCAGCTCAACACCTACGACGTGCTCGACAGCGACGACGTGGTGTTCAGCCGTGAGGCTCTGGGTTCGTTCATCGCGAGCGCCACGAAGACCGAGGAGGCGAACGCCTGA
- the rpsC gene encoding 30S ribosomal protein S3, translated as MGQKINPHGFRLGITTDWKSRWYADKQYSEYVKEDVAIRKRLTDSLERAGISKIEIERTRDRVRVDIHTARPGIVIGRRGAEADRIRSELEKLTGKQVQLNILEVKNSEADAQLVAQGIAEQLSNRVAFRRAMRKAIQSAMRQPNVKGIRVQCSGRLGGAEMSRSEFYREGRVPLHTLRADIDYGLHEAKTTFGRIGVKVWIYKGDVVGGRRELAAPSNDDRRGPRRERPQRPRRSGASGTTATSTEAGRAATEETPVAAAPAATNQEG; from the coding sequence ATGGGTCAGAAGATCAATCCCCACGGCTTCCGCCTCGGCATCACCACGGACTGGAAGTCCCGCTGGTACGCCGATAAGCAGTACTCGGAGTACGTCAAGGAAGACGTCGCGATCCGCAAGCGTCTGACCGACAGCCTGGAGCGCGCCGGCATCAGCAAGATCGAGATCGAGCGCACCCGGGACCGCGTGCGGGTGGACATCCACACCGCGCGTCCGGGCATCGTCATCGGCCGCCGCGGCGCCGAGGCCGATCGCATCCGCTCCGAGCTGGAGAAGCTGACCGGCAAGCAGGTTCAGCTGAACATCCTCGAGGTGAAGAACTCCGAGGCCGACGCCCAGCTCGTCGCGCAGGGCATCGCGGAGCAGCTGAGCAACCGCGTGGCGTTCCGCCGCGCGATGCGCAAGGCGATCCAGTCGGCGATGCGTCAGCCGAACGTCAAGGGCATCCGGGTCCAGTGCTCGGGTCGCCTGGGCGGCGCGGAGATGAGCCGCAGCGAGTTCTACCGCGAGGGCCGCGTGCCCCTGCACACGCTGCGCGCCGACATCGACTACGGCCTGCACGAGGCGAAGACCACCTTCGGGCGGATCGGCGTCAAGGTGTGGATCTACAAGGGCGACGTCGTGGGCGGCCGGCGCGAGCTGGCGGCACCGTCGAACGACGACCGTCGCGGCCCGCGGCGCGAGCGCCCGCAGCGCCCGCGCCGCAGCGGCGCGTCGGGCACGACCGCCACCAGCACCGAGGCCGGCCGGGCCGCAACGGAGGAGACTCCGGTGGCGGCGGCGCCTGCCGCAACGAACCAGGAGGGCTGA
- the rplV gene encoding 50S ribosomal protein L22 gives MSNEAATTANPTASATARFVRVTPMKARRVIDLVRGKDAEQALAILRFAPQAASEPVAKVLASAIANAQNNLGLDPRTLVVSEAYANEGPTMKRIQPRAQGRAYRIRKRTSHITIVVESVESKKPAASRNSRKGA, from the coding sequence ATGAGCAACGAAGCAGCCACCACCGCCAATCCGACCGCGTCGGCGACCGCGCGTTTCGTGCGCGTCACGCCCATGAAGGCCCGCCGCGTGATCGACCTGGTCCGCGGTAAGGACGCCGAGCAGGCGCTCGCCATCCTGCGGTTCGCTCCGCAGGCCGCGAGCGAGCCCGTCGCCAAGGTCCTCGCGTCGGCGATCGCCAACGCGCAGAACAACCTGGGTCTCGACCCGCGCACCCTGGTCGTCTCGGAGGCGTACGCCAACGAGGGCCCGACCATGAAGCGCATCCAGCCGCGGGCCCAGGGCCGCGCGTACCGGATCCGCAAGCGCACCAGCCACATCACCATCGTGGTGGAGTCGGTGGAGTCGAAGAAGCCCGCCGCCAGCCGCAACAGCCGGAAGGGAGCGTAA
- a CDS encoding alpha/beta hydrolase family protein yields the protein MTERSVAPRPGALLLAVLMCAGVILGAGCAVEPAGGAAQHSSAAASKPRAQARPVAAVRDDAIRYRYAAPNADPRQNYGNLYLPRGTHAPRSLPVVVLIHGGGWKNRSSAGYMAEVARALQAAGLAVWNIEYRRVGSGGGWPTTFTDVGYAVDFVPTLAETAPALDPTNVILVGHSAGGQLAAWAATRRTLPAGSPGVTWPAGGGPTVTPRAFVSMAGVLDMRTSSRLNDHVRKALGGMPDRVPDRYALANPIQRIDPLMPSVAIHGSEDSIVPAGESVDFVAAARALGAPSLLVELDGAGHGAPVNVRSPYWPRISATIVMLAREGFDTLAANPPR from the coding sequence ATGACCGAACGGAGCGTCGCGCCGAGGCCGGGCGCGCTGCTCCTGGCCGTACTGATGTGCGCCGGTGTGATTCTGGGCGCCGGGTGCGCCGTCGAACCCGCGGGCGGCGCCGCGCAGCACTCCTCCGCGGCGGCGTCGAAGCCCCGGGCCCAGGCGCGGCCCGTCGCCGCCGTCCGGGACGACGCGATCCGGTACCGCTACGCCGCCCCGAACGCCGATCCGCGCCAGAACTACGGCAACCTCTACCTCCCCCGCGGCACCCATGCGCCGCGCAGCCTGCCCGTCGTCGTGCTCATCCACGGCGGAGGCTGGAAGAACCGGTCGAGCGCGGGCTACATGGCCGAGGTCGCCCGCGCACTGCAGGCGGCGGGCCTCGCGGTGTGGAACATCGAGTACCGGCGGGTCGGCTCGGGCGGCGGCTGGCCCACCACGTTCACCGATGTCGGGTACGCCGTCGACTTCGTGCCCACCCTCGCGGAGACCGCGCCGGCTCTCGACCCGACGAACGTGATCCTGGTCGGCCACAGCGCGGGCGGCCAGCTCGCCGCGTGGGCGGCCACGCGCCGCACGCTCCCCGCGGGATCGCCCGGGGTGACCTGGCCGGCGGGCGGCGGTCCGACGGTGACCCCGCGCGCCTTCGTCTCCATGGCGGGCGTACTGGACATGCGCACCTCGTCGCGCCTGAACGACCACGTGCGCAAGGCGCTCGGCGGCATGCCGGACCGGGTGCCGGACCGGTACGCACTGGCCAACCCGATCCAGCGGATCGACCCGCTCATGCCGTCGGTCGCCATCCACGGCTCGGAGGATTCGATCGTGCCGGCCGGCGAATCGGTGGACTTCGTGGCGGCCGCGCGGGCGCTCGGCGCCCCCTCGCTGCTGGTGGAGCTCGACGGTGCGGGCCACGGCGCCCCCGTGAACGTGCGCTCGCCGTACTGGCCGCGGATCTCCGCCACCATCGTCATGCTGGCCCGCGAGGGCTTCGACACCCTGGCGGCGAACCCGCCCCGCTGA